A genomic segment from Candidatus Eisenbacteria bacterium encodes:
- a CDS encoding glycerol-3-phosphate dehydrogenase/oxidase — protein sequence MGGGIHGVAVARDAALRGLYVLLAEAGDLASGTSSRTSKLVHGGIRYLENGQFSLVRESLRERAILLETAPRFVRPIPFLIPHYRGSGRSPFIVEVGIRLYATLARGGSAAARPLREHHHLTPDEAIAREPGLDPKDLLGASTYWDAQMEDARLCVAIATDAARAGADIRTYTRVTKLSNVDGTWRARLRDQIEESVSEATARVVVNAAGPWADEVRGMAAEPGPLPPAVRTTRGTHVVVPARGLRQAHLLSARRDGRVFFAVPWGEHALLGTTDVDDATAPERIAPPAEDIRYLLEETRHALPELVEGVRPVRAFAGLRSLLRGKGVVPWANPREHRILADGTLITLVGGKYTTHRSLAERVTDLVAERLEKRAGPCRTATTPVAPDRERSVEELRSTRRERFTAQPGLSVGEADVAFAVREEKARRLEDVLLRRTRLWLDARAIRAAAEPVARWMTAELEWSESRRQEEIRRVVEPLEDEERRIEEAMR from the coding sequence GTGGGAGGGGGGATTCACGGTGTGGCGGTGGCGCGCGACGCGGCGCTGCGCGGCCTCTACGTGCTCCTCGCCGAGGCGGGGGACCTGGCCTCGGGTACGAGCAGCCGCACGTCGAAGCTCGTGCACGGGGGGATTCGCTATCTCGAGAACGGGCAGTTCTCGCTCGTGCGCGAATCGCTTCGCGAGCGCGCCATCCTTCTCGAGACCGCGCCAAGGTTCGTCCGGCCGATCCCGTTTCTGATCCCCCACTATCGCGGCTCGGGCCGCTCGCCCTTCATCGTCGAGGTCGGAATCCGCCTGTACGCCACCCTCGCACGGGGCGGAAGCGCCGCCGCGCGGCCGCTGCGGGAGCACCATCACCTCACGCCGGACGAGGCCATCGCGCGGGAGCCGGGCCTCGATCCCAAGGACCTGCTGGGCGCGTCGACGTACTGGGATGCGCAGATGGAGGACGCGCGGCTCTGCGTGGCGATCGCGACCGACGCGGCTCGCGCGGGAGCCGACATCCGGACGTACACGCGCGTGACGAAGCTCTCGAACGTGGACGGAACGTGGCGGGCGAGGCTTCGTGACCAGATCGAGGAGTCCGTCTCCGAAGCGACGGCGCGCGTGGTGGTCAACGCCGCGGGTCCCTGGGCGGACGAGGTGCGGGGGATGGCCGCGGAACCCGGACCGCTCCCGCCTGCCGTCCGGACGACGCGAGGCACGCACGTCGTCGTTCCCGCGCGCGGCCTCCGCCAGGCGCACCTCCTCAGCGCGCGCCGCGACGGCCGCGTCTTCTTCGCGGTCCCCTGGGGCGAGCACGCGCTTCTCGGGACGACCGACGTGGACGACGCCACGGCCCCGGAGCGGATCGCGCCTCCGGCGGAGGACATTCGCTATCTTCTCGAGGAGACCCGGCACGCGTTGCCGGAGCTCGTGGAAGGCGTTCGCCCGGTTCGGGCGTTCGCGGGGCTGCGATCGCTCCTTCGCGGGAAGGGTGTCGTCCCGTGGGCCAATCCGAGGGAGCACCGCATCCTCGCCGACGGCACGCTGATCACCCTGGTCGGGGGCAAGTACACGACGCATCGGAGCCTCGCGGAGCGCGTGACCGATCTCGTGGCGGAGCGCCTCGAGAAGCGAGCGGGTCCGTGCCGCACCGCAACCACTCCGGTCGCCCCGGACCGGGAACGGAGCGTCGAGGAGCTCCGATCGACGCGGCGCGAACGGTTCACGGCGCAGCCTGGCCTCAGTGTCGGAGAAGCGGACGTGGCGTTCGCCGTCCGCGAGGAGAAGGCCCGCCGGCTCGAGGACGTGCTCCTCCGCCGCACGCGCCTCTGGCTGGACGCGCGCGCGATCCGCGCCGCCGCCGAGCCCGTTGCCCGATGGATGACGGCGGAGCTGGAGTGGAGCGAATCGCGCCGGCAGGAGGAGATCCGCCGGGTGGTGGAGCCGCTCGAGGACGAGGAGCGGAGGATCGAGGAGGCGATGCGGTGA
- the glpK gene encoding glycerol kinase GlpK — MSRTKLRVLAIDQGTTGTTALLIDEEGAVTGRGYAELPQHFPQPGWVEHDGEEIWDSVVQAVKAAIGSDPSGGVGIAGIGITNQRETTLVWDRFTSRPIAPAIVWQDRRTAPRCEALRRANRRREIRRLTGLEIDPYFSATKLEWMLDKTPGAKERARRGDLVFGNVDTWLLWKLTAGAVHATDFTNASRTMLFDIGKRSWSDALLSLFHVPPAMLPRALPSVSEFGETRDVPGLEDGIPIRGIAGDQQAALFGHGRVVAGGLKNTYGTGCFLMLHTGAKPVASRAGLLTTLACGPRGEAAYALEGSVFVAGAAIQWLRDGLHVIDSAADSEALARSVSDAGGTYLVPAFTGLGAPHWRADARGIWSGLTRGVTRAHLARAALESIAYQTLDVVDVMAKETRTRPRALRVDGGATKNDFLMQFQADILGIPIERPEHVELTALGAGYLAGIGIGMWEKGGAIPGASEHVQVFKPALARAARERMVSGWREAVSMLLRPAPDSRASRSSRR; from the coding sequence GTGAGCCGAACGAAGCTTCGGGTGCTCGCGATCGATCAGGGAACGACCGGAACGACCGCGCTCCTCATCGACGAGGAGGGAGCCGTCACGGGGCGCGGCTACGCCGAGCTGCCGCAGCACTTCCCGCAGCCCGGCTGGGTGGAGCACGACGGAGAGGAGATCTGGGACTCGGTGGTCCAGGCCGTGAAGGCGGCCATCGGGAGCGATCCTTCCGGCGGCGTGGGGATCGCCGGCATCGGCATCACGAACCAGCGCGAGACGACGCTCGTGTGGGACCGGTTCACGTCGCGCCCGATCGCGCCCGCGATCGTGTGGCAGGACCGGCGCACCGCGCCGCGATGCGAGGCGCTCCGGCGCGCGAACCGCCGGCGCGAGATCCGGCGCCTCACCGGCCTCGAGATCGATCCCTACTTCTCCGCGACCAAGCTCGAATGGATGCTCGACAAGACGCCCGGCGCGAAGGAGCGCGCGCGCCGGGGCGATCTCGTGTTCGGCAACGTCGACACCTGGCTCCTCTGGAAGCTCACCGCGGGAGCCGTCCACGCGACCGACTTCACGAACGCGAGCCGAACGATGCTCTTCGACATCGGCAAGCGGTCGTGGAGCGACGCGCTCCTTTCGCTCTTCCACGTTCCGCCGGCGATGCTCCCCAGGGCGCTCCCTTCCGTCTCCGAGTTCGGAGAGACGCGCGACGTTCCGGGGCTCGAGGACGGGATCCCGATTCGCGGGATCGCGGGCGATCAGCAAGCCGCGCTCTTCGGCCACGGCCGGGTGGTGGCGGGGGGACTCAAGAATACCTATGGCACCGGCTGCTTCCTCATGCTCCACACCGGTGCGAAGCCGGTCGCGTCGCGTGCCGGGCTCCTGACGACCCTCGCGTGCGGCCCGCGCGGCGAGGCGGCGTACGCGCTCGAAGGGAGCGTGTTCGTGGCGGGCGCGGCGATCCAGTGGCTCCGCGATGGACTCCACGTGATCGACTCGGCCGCCGACTCCGAAGCGCTCGCGCGATCCGTTTCCGATGCCGGAGGGACCTACCTCGTTCCGGCGTTCACGGGCCTCGGCGCGCCCCACTGGAGGGCCGACGCGAGGGGAATCTGGTCCGGGCTCACGCGCGGCGTGACCCGCGCGCATCTCGCGCGCGCCGCGCTCGAATCCATCGCGTACCAGACGCTCGACGTGGTGGACGTGATGGCGAAGGAAACCCGCACGCGGCCCCGCGCGCTTCGCGTGGACGGAGGCGCGACGAAGAACGACTTCCTGATGCAGTTCCAGGCCGACATCCTCGGCATCCCGATCGAGCGCCCCGAGCACGTCGAGCTCACCGCGCTCGGCGCGGGGTACCTCGCGGGGATCGGGATCGGGATGTGGGAGAAGGGAGGGGCGATTCCGGGCGCCTCCGAGCACGTGCAGGTCTTCAAGCCCGCGCTCGCGCGCGCGGCGCGCGAGCGGATGGTCAGCGGCTGGAGGGAAGCGGTCTCGATGCTCCTGCGGCCGGCGCCGGACTCTCGAGCCAGTCGATCATCGCGGCGATGA
- a CDS encoding alpha/beta hydrolase — protein sequence MSADARRDYEIEVSRRGALSCWSLGQGKSPRGVGILHGLGDHARRYGHVGVAFGARGFAVQALDLPGHGKSYGKRGHVLSWADYRAATTAWMDRARAEDPDRRWTLLGQSMGSFVALDWALENPGRVDRLILCAPPFQLGFRPSMIKVKAAQALVRFWPGFSQGNMILPSMLSHDQAVIREHMEDPLVHYRISARLFFEFQMMRTSLQRRAPELRVPTLILHGGDDPVALASGSERWAKLAPPGLVDVRLYPGLYHEVLNELERDDIIAAMIDWLESPAPAAGASRPLPSSR from the coding sequence ATGAGCGCGGATGCGCGGCGCGATTACGAAATCGAGGTCAGTCGTCGAGGCGCGCTCTCGTGCTGGAGCCTGGGCCAGGGCAAGAGTCCCCGCGGCGTCGGGATCCTCCACGGGCTCGGCGACCACGCGCGCCGGTACGGCCATGTCGGAGTCGCGTTCGGGGCGCGAGGCTTCGCGGTCCAGGCGCTCGACTTGCCGGGACACGGCAAGTCCTACGGAAAGCGGGGCCACGTCCTCTCCTGGGCCGACTACCGGGCCGCGACCACCGCCTGGATGGACCGGGCGCGCGCCGAGGATCCGGATCGCCGCTGGACCCTTCTCGGACAGAGCATGGGGAGCTTCGTGGCGCTCGACTGGGCGCTCGAGAATCCCGGCCGCGTGGATCGCCTGATCCTCTGCGCGCCTCCCTTCCAGCTCGGATTCCGTCCCTCGATGATCAAGGTCAAGGCGGCCCAGGCGCTCGTCCGGTTCTGGCCGGGATTCTCACAGGGGAACATGATCCTCCCCTCCATGCTCTCGCACGATCAGGCCGTGATCCGGGAACACATGGAGGATCCGCTCGTCCACTACCGCATCTCGGCGCGGCTCTTCTTCGAGTTCCAGATGATGCGAACGTCGCTCCAGCGCCGCGCGCCGGAGCTTCGCGTTCCCACGCTCATCCTCCACGGGGGCGACGATCCGGTGGCGCTCGCGAGCGGGAGCGAGCGATGGGCGAAGCTCGCTCCGCCAGGCCTGGTGGATGTGCGGCTCTACCCCGGGCTCTACCACGAGGTGCTGAACGAGCTCGAGCGCGACGACATCATCGCCGCGATGATCGACTGGCTCGAGAGTCCGGCGCCGGCCGCAGGAGCATCGAGACCGCTTCCCTCCAGCCGCTGA
- a CDS encoding trypsin-like peptidase domain-containing protein, translating to MIPQEPAQSLPELPAEPGSEDLLDAYSRAVIDAVEAVGPAVVSIEVHPPEPTPGQPVQIDPRMAPGGSGSGFVFTPDGFILTNSHVIHGAGDIWVAFPEGLRYKADLVGDDPETDLAVIRITAPQLVPASLGDSRDLCVGQVVVAIGNPYGFQATVTAGVVSALGRSLRSRSGRLIDNVIQTDAALNPGNSGGPLVTTRGEVVGVNSAMIMPAQGICFAIAINTVKLVAAQLIREGRVRRSAIGLAGQSVPVARRLARFHRLPVESGVRVEHVEPDSPAQRAGLLAGDVIVAFGESPVRGIDDLQALLTDKEVGVESSLSVLRGVERLHLKVVPRESKPAA from the coding sequence ATGATACCGCAAGAGCCGGCCCAGTCCCTTCCCGAGCTACCGGCGGAACCAGGCTCCGAAGACCTTCTCGACGCCTACTCGCGAGCCGTCATCGACGCGGTGGAGGCGGTGGGTCCGGCCGTGGTCTCGATCGAGGTCCACCCGCCCGAGCCCACCCCCGGACAACCCGTCCAGATCGATCCCCGCATGGCCCCGGGCGGGTCCGGATCCGGATTCGTCTTCACCCCGGATGGCTTCATCCTCACGAACAGCCACGTCATCCACGGCGCCGGAGACATCTGGGTGGCGTTCCCCGAGGGGTTGCGATACAAGGCCGACCTCGTCGGGGACGATCCCGAGACCGACCTCGCCGTGATCCGCATCACCGCTCCCCAGCTCGTTCCCGCGTCGCTCGGCGACTCGCGCGATCTCTGCGTGGGGCAGGTCGTCGTGGCGATCGGCAATCCCTATGGATTCCAGGCGACCGTCACCGCCGGAGTCGTGAGCGCGCTCGGGAGATCCCTTCGCTCGCGCTCCGGACGCCTGATCGACAACGTGATCCAGACCGACGCCGCCCTCAATCCGGGCAACTCGGGGGGCCCACTTGTCACCACACGCGGGGAGGTCGTCGGGGTAAACTCGGCGATGATCATGCCCGCGCAGGGCATCTGCTTCGCAATCGCCATCAATACAGTCAAGCTCGTGGCAGCACAGCTGATACGGGAGGGTAGGGTCCGCCGGAGCGCCATCGGGCTCGCCGGGCAGAGCGTTCCCGTGGCCCGGCGCCTCGCGCGGTTCCACAGGCTCCCCGTCGAGAGCGGGGTGCGGGTGGAACATGTCGAGCCGGACAGCCCCGCGCAACGTGCCGGTCTGTTGGCGGGGGACGTGATCGTCGCGTTTGGTGAGAGCCCGGTGCGGGGCATCGACGACCTCCAGGCGCTCCTCACCGACAAGGAAGTGGGCGTGGAGTCCTCGTTGAGCGTGCTGCGGGGTGTGGAGCGGCTCCATCTCAAGGTCGTTCCGAGGGAATCGAAGCCGGCGGCTTGA
- a CDS encoding TolC family protein yields MSRTRTTQPEYMERVAVRPRRTLLPFLAAGTAVLMMSLLIAVRALAQTGASPDTTAPAATPVPQFMNAPTQAGMDSALAVMLQEIAGEPLSLDEAIRLALEGGSTLARRAAAELASARGTLRREHGAFDPELFADILRSDREIRTANVFQGADVLREETTTGVAGLRMLLPFGTELEASVDGNRSSSNSEFNLFDPAYGADGRLSVRQPLLRGLGPGTSSESKAARREEEAAVARFDDARFAAEALVEQAYWDLYAAERDLGVQRLIVEQAEALERQAELRARTGLVGPVDVATARVFLSEQRQFLLDREEDLDRISDRLASVIGRRPQTGARFHPTDTPPERFPIEPEQEVVNRAIRQNRDLAARERDLAAARARVQGAGWNRLPRLDVLGSIGGTGLTGRSDTLGIDESFGDAFSDATSREFPTWSAGVSLSFPLLLREGRGEYDRLRGEAERLSQIHEEQRRVIEEQVRAAHRALVRAERRLEAARLGVDASREQARIGVLQYRSGQTTAFELVRLGTDLATAQQRFSQALVRTAKAASVLKFLTSGSIPDTNGGETRP; encoded by the coding sequence GTGTCACGAACCAGGACAACCCAACCCGAGTACATGGAGCGAGTGGCCGTGCGGCCGCGCAGGACCCTCCTCCCGTTCCTGGCGGCCGGGACGGCCGTCCTCATGATGTCTCTTCTGATCGCGGTCCGCGCTCTCGCCCAGACGGGCGCGAGTCCGGACACCACCGCGCCCGCGGCGACGCCGGTGCCGCAATTCATGAACGCTCCCACGCAAGCCGGAATGGACAGCGCGCTCGCGGTCATGCTGCAGGAGATCGCGGGAGAGCCGCTCTCCCTGGACGAAGCGATCCGCCTGGCGCTCGAGGGCGGCTCGACGCTCGCGAGGCGTGCGGCGGCTGAGCTCGCCTCCGCGCGCGGAACGCTGCGTCGCGAGCACGGTGCGTTCGATCCCGAGCTCTTCGCGGACATTCTCAGGTCGGACCGGGAGATCCGAACGGCGAACGTGTTTCAGGGTGCGGATGTCCTGCGCGAGGAAACGACCACCGGGGTCGCGGGGCTCCGCATGCTGCTCCCCTTCGGTACCGAGCTGGAAGCCTCGGTCGACGGCAATCGATCCTCGAGCAACTCGGAATTCAATCTCTTCGATCCGGCCTACGGAGCCGACGGGCGATTGAGTGTTCGCCAGCCCCTCCTTCGTGGGCTCGGCCCGGGCACGAGCAGCGAATCCAAGGCGGCGAGGCGCGAAGAAGAGGCAGCCGTGGCGCGCTTCGATGACGCGCGGTTCGCGGCCGAGGCGCTCGTCGAGCAGGCCTACTGGGACCTCTACGCCGCGGAGCGCGATCTCGGCGTGCAGCGGCTCATCGTGGAGCAGGCCGAAGCGCTCGAGCGGCAGGCCGAGCTGCGCGCCCGGACGGGCCTGGTGGGTCCGGTCGACGTCGCGACCGCCCGGGTCTTCCTGTCGGAGCAGCGCCAGTTCCTGCTGGATCGCGAGGAGGATCTGGACCGGATCTCGGACCGGCTCGCGTCGGTCATCGGCAGAAGGCCCCAGACGGGTGCGAGGTTCCATCCGACGGACACCCCTCCCGAGCGCTTTCCGATCGAGCCGGAACAGGAAGTGGTGAACCGCGCGATCCGGCAGAACCGGGATCTCGCGGCACGGGAGCGTGATCTCGCGGCCGCGCGGGCCCGCGTTCAGGGGGCCGGGTGGAACCGTCTTCCCAGGCTCGATGTGCTGGGCTCGATCGGCGGCACCGGGCTCACCGGCCGGAGCGACACCCTCGGCATCGACGAGAGCTTCGGCGACGCCTTCTCCGACGCCACGAGCCGCGAGTTTCCCACGTGGAGCGCGGGCGTGAGCCTCTCGTTCCCGCTCCTGCTTCGCGAGGGGCGGGGCGAGTACGACCGGCTCCGCGGAGAAGCGGAGCGGCTGTCGCAGATCCACGAAGAGCAGCGCCGCGTGATCGAGGAGCAGGTCCGCGCGGCGCACCGCGCGCTCGTGCGCGCGGAGCGGCGACTCGAGGCGGCCCGCCTCGGTGTCGACGCGTCCCGCGAGCAGGCGCGCATCGGCGTGCTCCAGTACCGAAGCGGCCAGACCACCGCGTTCGAGCTGGTTCGTCTCGGGACCGACCTCGCCACCGCGCAGCAGCGCTTCTCCCAGGCGCTCGTGCGCACCGCGAAGGCGGCGTCCGTCCTGAAGTTCCTCACCTCGGGCAGCATTCCTGACACGAACGGAGGAGAGACACGTCCATGA
- a CDS encoding efflux RND transporter periplasmic adaptor subunit: MNAIAGPARRLTLGAALVTLAVLGCAKGGPGGGGFGGGMPPMPAETAVVGKESVVDRFEAIGTIEAADYITVVSEIDAEVVSLPFREGQPIAKGSLIARLDDDMLRAEVERASAVRDQAKATYERVKEVVSQGAGAAQDLDNAAAELKVAEANLALARTRLSKTRITAPFSGLVGSRRVSPGAYLRAGTPITDLAQVATLKTTFSVPERYLGKLRRGSSVSVSTTAFPGYALTGRIDVIDPVLDEASRSAQVIARVPNPGNRFRPGMSANVSAVLSERMNALTIPSEAVFAEGTQTFVYVVGPDSSVARTPVKLGTRFTDVVEVTEGLKEGDRIVRAGHQKLFDKAKVIPIDSRAAQAGGAAGGAPEAGKPEAAGGGGASGGGH, translated from the coding sequence ATGAACGCCATCGCAGGACCGGCGCGCCGGCTCACGCTGGGCGCCGCGCTCGTCACCCTCGCCGTGCTCGGCTGCGCCAAGGGCGGACCGGGCGGAGGCGGGTTCGGCGGAGGGATGCCGCCCATGCCCGCGGAGACCGCGGTGGTCGGCAAGGAGAGCGTGGTCGACAGGTTCGAGGCGATCGGGACCATCGAAGCCGCCGACTACATCACGGTGGTGTCCGAGATCGACGCCGAGGTGGTGAGTCTTCCATTCCGTGAAGGACAGCCCATCGCCAAGGGGAGCCTCATCGCGCGACTCGACGACGACATGCTCCGTGCCGAGGTGGAACGTGCCTCGGCGGTGCGAGACCAGGCGAAGGCCACGTATGAGCGCGTGAAGGAGGTCGTGAGCCAGGGCGCGGGCGCTGCGCAGGACCTGGACAACGCCGCGGCCGAGCTCAAGGTGGCCGAGGCGAACCTCGCACTGGCGCGAACTCGCCTCTCCAAGACCAGGATCACCGCCCCCTTCTCGGGGCTGGTCGGCTCGCGGCGAGTGAGCCCCGGCGCGTACCTCCGCGCGGGGACGCCGATCACCGACCTGGCGCAGGTTGCCACGCTCAAGACCACGTTTTCGGTACCCGAGCGCTACCTCGGCAAGCTGCGGCGCGGCTCGTCGGTTTCCGTGAGCACGACCGCGTTTCCGGGGTACGCCCTCACGGGGCGCATCGACGTGATCGACCCCGTCCTCGACGAGGCGTCGAGGAGCGCCCAGGTGATCGCGCGCGTGCCCAATCCTGGGAACCGCTTCCGGCCGGGTATGTCGGCGAACGTCTCGGCGGTCCTGAGCGAGAGGATGAACGCCCTCACGATCCCGAGCGAGGCGGTCTTCGCTGAGGGAACGCAGACGTTCGTGTACGTGGTGGGCCCCGACAGCTCGGTCGCGCGCACTCCGGTGAAGCTCGGGACCCGGTTCACGGACGTGGTCGAGGTGACCGAAGGATTGAAGGAAGGGGACCGCATCGTGCGGGCCGGACATCAGAAGCTCTTCGACAAGGCGAAGGTCATTCCGATCGACTCGCGTGCCGCGCAGGCGGGCGGCGCCGCGGGCGGTGCGCCCGAAGCGGGCAAGCCCGAGGCGGCCGGCGGCGGCGGGGCGTCCGGAGGCGGGCACTAG